A genome region from Populus alba chromosome 3, ASM523922v2, whole genome shotgun sequence includes the following:
- the LOC118028477 gene encoding tubulin beta-7 chain, protein MREILHIQAGQCGNQIGGKFWEVVCDEHGIDPTGNYTGNSHVQLERVNVYYNEASGGRYVPRAVLMDLEPGTMDSLRTGPYGKIFRPDNFVFGQNGAGNNWAKGHYTEGAELIDSVLDVVRKEAENCDCLQGFQICHSLGGGTGSGMGTLLISKIREEYPDRMMLTFSVFPSPKVSDTVVEPYNATLSVHQLVENADECMVLDNEALYDICFRTLKLTNPSFGDLNHLISTTMSGVTCCLRFPGQLNSDLRKLAVNLIPFPRLHFFMVGFAPLTSRGSQQYRALTIPELTQQMWDAKNMMCAADPRHGRYLTASAMFRGKMSTKEVDEQMINVQNKNSSYFVEWIPNNVKSSVCDIPPTGLAMSSTFMGNSTSIQEMFRRVSEQFTVMFRRKAFLHWYTGEGMDEMEFTEAESNMNDLVSEYQQYQDAAADNDDEYDEEEAMEN, encoded by the exons ATGAGAGAAATCCTCCATATTCAAGCTGGTCAATGTGGTAACCAGATTGGTGGCAAGTTCTGGGAGGTTGTGTGTGATGAACATGGGATTGATCCGACGGGGAATTACACTGGCAACTCTCACGTTCAACTTGAGAGGGTCAATGTTTACTACAATGAAGCTAGTGGTGGCCGCTATGTGCCTAGGGCTGTCCTAATGGACCTTGAGCCAGGGACCATGGACAGCTTGAGGACTGGTCCTTATGGGAAAATCTTTAGGCCTGACAATTTTGTTTTCGGCCAAAATGGAGCTGGAAATAACTGGGCTAAGGGACATTACACTGAAGGAGCTGAGCTGATCGATTCTGTTCTTGATGTTGTTCGAAAAGAGGCTGAGAATTGTGATTGCTTACAAG GCTTCCAAATCTGTCATTCTTTGGGAGGTGGAACTGGATCAGGAATGGGGACTCTGCTTATATCAAAGATCAGGGAAGAATACCCCGATAGGATGATGCTAACTTTCTCAGTATTTCCCTCTCCTAAGGTTTCTGATACAGTGGTTGAGCCTTACAATGCCACCCTCTCTGTACACCAACTGGTTGAAAATGCTGATGAGTGCATGGTCCTTGACAACGAAGCTCTCTACGATATCTGCTTTCGTACTCTCAAGCTCACCAATCCAAGCT TTGGTGACCTTAACCATCTTATCTCAACAACCATGAGTGGAGTGACATGCTGCCTTCGATTCCCTGGTCAATTGAACTCCGATCTTCGAAAGCTGGCCGTGAACCTAATCCCCTTCCCGCGtctccatttcttcatggttgGTTTTGCACCATTAACATCCCGTGGCTCGCAACAGTACCGAGCCTTAACCATCCCTGAGCTGACACAACAAATGTGGGATGCTAAAAACATGATGTGTGCAGCTGACCCTCGGCATGGTAGGTACTTAACTGCCTCAGCTATGTTCCGAGGCAAGATGAGTACCAAGGAAGTTGATGAACAAATGATAAATGTGCAAAACAAGAACTCGTCATATTTTGTTGAGTGGATTCCTAATAATGTGAAGTCAAGTGTTTGTGACATTCCACCAACTGGGCTAGCAATGTCATCAACATTCATGGGAAATTCTACCTCTATCCAGGAAATGTTTAGACGTGTTTCGGAACAATTTACAGTCATGTTTAGGAGAAAGGCATTTTTGCATTGGTACACTGGGGAAGGAATGGATGAAATGGAGTTTACTGAGGCTGAAAGTAACATGAATGATTTGGTTTCCGAGTATCAACAATATCAAGACGCCGCTGCGGATAATGACGACGAGTATGATGAAGAAGAGGCAATGGAGAACTAA
- the LOC118028475 gene encoding glutamate--cysteine ligase, chloroplastic, whose amino-acid sequence MTLVSQAGPSYCIPTDISRCKTAQNVVIGMASNIDASKLKETPARFSSLSCNFSKTPKILSSESPSIGMKRGHQFVVAASPPTEDAVVATEPLTKEDLIRYLASGCKPKENWRIGTEHEKFGFEIGTLRPMKYEQIAELLHGIAERFDWDKIMEGDTIIGLQQGKQSISLEPGGQFELSGAPVETLHQTCAEVNSHLYQVKAVAEEMGTGFLGIGFQPKWALKDIPIMPKGRYDIMRNYMPKVGSLGLDMMFRTCTVQVNLDFSSEADMIRKFRAGLALQPIATALFANSPFTDGKPNGYLSKRSHIWTDTDNNRAGMLPFVFDDNFGFERYVDYALDVPMYFVYRKKKYIDCTGMSFRDFLAGRLPCIPGELPTLNDWENHLTTIFPEVRLKRYLEMRGADGGPWRRLCALPAFWVGLLYDEDSLQSVLDMTAEWTSEERQMLRNKVPKTGLKTPFRDGLLRHVAEEVLKLAKDGLERRGFKEVGFLNAVAEVASTGITPAEKLLELYHGKWGQSIDPVFEELLY is encoded by the exons ATGACGCTGGTTTCCCAGGCTGGTCCATCATACTGTATACCTACTGATATAAGCCGCTGTAAAACTGCACAAAATGTGGTTATTGGTATGGCTAGTAACATTGATGCATCTAAGCTGAAGGAAACACCCGCCAGATTCTCTTcattatcatgtaattttagCAAGACACCTAAGATTCTGAGTTCAGAGAGTCCGTCCATAGGAATGAAAAGAGGGCATCAATTTGTTGTCGCCGCAAGCCCTCCTACAGAAGATGCTGTCGTTGCCACAGAACCACTAACAAAAGAGGATCTTATTAGATACCTTGCCTCTGGTTGCAAGCCTAAGGAAAATTGGAG AATAGGTACAGAACATGAGAAGTTTGGTTTTGAGATTGGAACTTTGCGCCCTATGAAATATGAGCAAATTGCAGAGTTGCTTCATGGTATTGCTGAGAGATTTGACTGGGACAAAATAATGGAAGGTGACACTATCATAGGACTTCAACAG GGGAAGCAAAGCATATCATTAGAGCCTGGTGGTCAGTTTGAGCTCAGTGGAGCACCTGTAGAAACTTTGCATCAAACTTGTGCAGAAGTTAATTCACACCTTTATCAG GTGAAAGCCGTTGCAGAGGAAATGGGAACTGGATTCTTAGGAATTGGCTTCCAGCCTAAATGGGCACTCAAAGACATACCTATTATGCCCAAG GGAAGATATGATATCATGAGGAATTACATGCCCAAAGTTGGCTCGCTAGGACTTGATATGATGTTTAGGACTTGCACTGTTCAG GTTAACCTGGACTTCAGTTCCGAGGCTGACATGATAAGAAAATTTCGTGCTGGCCTTGCTTTGCAGCCG ATAGCAACAGCTCTATTTGCAAACTCACCTTTCACTGATGGAAAACCAAATGGCTATCTCAGCAAGAGAAG CCATATCTGGACTGATACTGACAACAACCGTGCTGGGATGCTTCCATTTGTTTTTGATGACAACTTTGG GTTTGAGCGGTATGTTGATTATGCTCTCGATGTTCCAATGTATTTCGTGTATCGGAAAAAGAAGTATATTGACTGTACAGGAATGTCATTCCGG GACTTTTTGGCAGGAAGACTTCCATGCATTCCTGGTGAATTGCCTACTCTTAATGACTGGGAAAACCATTTGACAACAATATTTCCCGag GTCAGGTTGAAGAGATACTTAGAGATGAGGGGTGCTGATGGAGGGCCTTGGAGGAGGTTATGTGCATTGCCAGCATTTTGG GTAGGGCTGTTATACGATGAAGACTCACTTCAAAGTGTTCTAGACATGACAGCTGAATGGACTTCTGAAGAAAGACAAATGTTAAGGAATAAG GTTCCAAAGACAGGTCTAAAGACACCATTCCGGGATGGGCTGTTGAGACACGTTGCTGAAGAAGTTCTAAAGCTAGCTAAG GATGGCTTAGAAAGGAGAGGCTTCAAGGAAGTTGGTTTCTTGAACGCAGTGGCTGAGGTGGCTAGCACAG GCATAACACCAGCAGAGAAGCTTTTGGAACTTTACCATGGAAAGTGGGGGCAGTCTATAGATCCTGTTTTTGAAGAGCTACTTTACTGA